From Etheostoma cragini isolate CJK2018 chromosome 10, CSU_Ecrag_1.0, whole genome shotgun sequence, the proteins below share one genomic window:
- the LOC117951598 gene encoding protocadherin gamma-A11-like: protein MDVLFPRMGDKGFPLLRLIFCFASFIVTLHLVNGDLSYSIPEEMKRDSVIGNLAKDLGLDQRTLSSRKARVDFEGTRKRYCDINLSTGDLVTSQRMDRESLCDKKPSCVVKVDLVLENPLELHRLSLHIQDVNDNSPKFNENLLEMEISESAEKGNRFSIEEAHDADIGQNGVQRYSLQKNDNFILAVDSNKVELVLENKLDREKQSEIKLLLTALDGGSPQRSGTVVIHVTVLDANDNAPVFSQAVYKASLPENSPPDTNVINVSATDADEGVNGDVTYQFGHISDNDANIFSIDPKTGEIRVTGVIDFEERSSFEMRLKAKDGLGLTSYAKVIIDVTDMNDNAPVIYLKSLTNPIPENVSPGTEVGIINVQDRDSENNRQVRCSIQQNVPFKLVPSIKNYYSLVTTGQLDRELVSDYNITITATDEGSPPLSSSKTVQLSVADINDNPPVFEEQSYSAYVTENNKPGSTLCSVTARDPDWRQNGTVIYSLLPGEVNGGPVSSYLSVNGDTGVIHAVRSFDYEQFRSFKHDNDPKHTAKVTKKWLKKKHIKVLEWPSKSPVLNPIENLWRELKVRVARQEWDKNTPEMSANLVANYKKRLTSLIANKGFGNKY from the exons ATGGACGTGCTTTTTCCAAGGATGGGAGACAAAGGATTTCCATTGCTTCGTCTGATCTTCTGCTTTGCTTCCTTTATTGTAACGCTGCACCTCGTTAATGGAGACCTGAGTTATTCTATTCCAGAGGAGATGAAACGCGACTCTGTTATTGGAAATCTAGCCAAAGATCTCGGTCTTGATCAGAGGACTTTATCTTCCCGAAAGGCCCGTGTTGATTTTGAGGGGACTCGTAAACGGTATTGTGATATTAATCTGAGTACTGGAGATTTGGTCACATCGCAGAGAATGGACAGAGAAAGCCTTTGTGACAAGAAACCCTCTTGTGTTGTGAAAGTAGATCTAGTGTTAGAAAATCCTCTGGAACTTCATCGACTAAGTCTTCATATTCAAGATGTAAACGATAACTCGccgaaattcaatgaaaatctACTTGAAATGGAAATCAGCGAGTCAGCTGAAAAGGGTAACCGCTTCTCTATCGAGGAGGCCCATGACGCAGATATAGGTCAAAATGGTGTTCAAAGGTACAGCCTACAAAAGAACGACAACTTTATTCTCGCTGTTGACAGCAACAAGGTTGAACTCGTATTAGAAAACAAACTGGATCGAGAGAAGCAAAGTGAGATTAAATTGCTTCTCACGGCTTTAGATGGAGGCTCCCCTCAGAGATCAGGTACTGTGGTCATACACGTCACTGTACTGGATGCTAATGATAACGCCCCAGTGTTTAGCCAGGCCGTTTATAAAGCCAGTCTGCCTGAGAACTCTCCTCCAGATACAAACGTGATTAATGTTAGTGCTACTGACGCAGATGAAGGAGTGAATGGAGATGTGACATATCAGTTTGGGCACATATCTGATAACGatgcaaatatattttctattgATCCTAAAACTGGAGAAATTAGAGTAACTGGAGTGATTGACTTTGAAGAAAGAAGCTCTTTTGAAATGAGATTGAAAGCTAAAGATGGTTTAGGACTAACCTCGTATGCCAAAGTAATAATAGATGTTACTGATATGAACGATAACGCCCCAGTTATATATCTGAAATCCCTGACTAACCCCATACCTGAGAACGTGTCACCTGGTACAGAGGTGGGCATCATTAACGTGCAGGACAGAGACTCTGAAAATAACAGACAGGTCCGCTGCTCCATTCAGCAAAATGTCCCTTTTAAGTTGGTCCCTTCTATTAAAAACTATTATTCTCTGGTGACCACAGGACAACTGGACCGTGAACTAGTGTCTGATTACAACATTACAATCACTGCCACTGACGAGGGCTCTCCACCTCTGTCCTCCTCTAAAACTGTTCAGTTATCTGTAGCAGACATCAACGACAACCCACCTGTGTTTGAGGAACAGTCGTACAGCGCATATGTGactgaaaacaacaaacctGGCTCCACTTTATGTTCCGTTACTGCTCGAGACCCCGACTGGAGACAAAACGGGACAGTGATTTATTCTCTGTTACCCGGTGAGGTGAACGGTGGCCCGGTGTCTTCCTACTTGTCTGTTAACGGAGACACGGGGGTGATCCACGCTGTGAGGTCGTTTGATTATGAACAGTTCAGGAGTTTTAAA catgacaatgacccaaaacacacagccaaggTAACAAAGAagtggctcaagaagaagcacattaaggtcctggagtggcctagcaaGTCTCCAGTActtaatcccatagaaaatctgtggagggagctgaaggtCAGAGTTGCCAGAC aggagtgggacaaaaacACTCCTGAGATGTCTGCAAACTTGgtggccaactacaagaaacgtcTGACCTCTCTAAttgccaacaagggttttgGCAACAAGtactaa
- the LOC117951600 gene encoding protocadherin beta-16-like: MGDKGFPSLRLIFFFASFIVTLHLVNGDLSYSIPEKMKRDSLIGNLAKDLGLDLRTLSSRKARVDFEGTRKRYCDINLSTGDLVTSERMDRESLCAQKPSCVVKVDLILENPLELHRLSLHIQDVNDNSPKFKKQLIKMEIRESADKGYRFSIEEAHDADIGQNGVQRYSLQKNDNFILAVDSNKVELVLDNKLDREKQSEINLLLKALDGGSPQRSGTVVIHVTVLDANDNAPVFSQAVYKASLPENSPPDTIVINVSATDADEGVNGEVTYDLNHVSDDDSNVFSIDPKTGEIKVTGVIDFEESSSFEMRVEAKDGLGLTSYAKVIIEATDMNDNAPVIYLKSLTNPIPESVSPGTEVGIINVQDRDSEDLSLVPKYFSSSMKRDSVIGNLAKDLGLDLRTLSTRKARVDFEGTRKRYCDINLRTGDLVTSERMDRESLCGKKPSCVVKVDLVLENPLELHRLTLHIQDVNDNSPKFRENPIEMEISESAEKGNRFSIEEAHDADIGQNGVQRYSLQKNDHFILAVDSNKVELVLDNKLDREKQSEINLLLTALDGGSPQRSGTVVIHVTVLDANDNAPVFSQAVYKASLPENSPPDTNVINVSATDADEGVNGDVTYQFGHISDDDANVFSIDPKTGEIRVTGVIDFEENSSFEMRVQAKDGLGLTSYAKVIIDVTDMNDNAPVIYLKSLTNPIPESVSPGTEVGIINVQDRDSENNRQVRCSIQQNVPFKLVPSIKNYYSLVTTGQLDRELVSDYNITITATDEGSPPLSSSKTVQLSVADINDNPPVFEEQSYSAYVTENNKPGSTLCSVTARDPDWRQNGTVIYFLLPGEVNGAPVSSFLSVNGDTGMIHAVRSFDYEQFRSFKVHGLARDNGSPPLSSNVTVSVVISDVNDNSPQIL, encoded by the exons ATGGGAGACAAAGGATTTCCATCGCTTCGTCTGATCTTCTTCTTTGCTTCCTTTATCGTAACGCTGCACCTCGTTAATGGAGACCTGAGTTATTCTATTCCAGAGAAGATGAAACGCGACTCTCTTATTGGAAATCTGGCCAAAGATCTTGGTCTTGATCTGAGGACCTTATCTTCCCGAAAGGCCCGTGTTGATTTTGAGGGGACTCGTAAACGGTACTGTGATATTAATCTGAGTACTGGAGATTTGGTCACATCGGAGAGAATGGACAGAGAAAGCCTTTGTGCCCAGAAACCCTCGTGTGTTGTGAAAGTAGATCTAATTTTAGAAAATCCTCTGGAGCTTCATCGACTAAGTCTTCATATTCAAGATGTAAACGATAACTCGccaaaattcaaaaaacaattgattaaaatggaaataaggGAGTCAGCTGACAAGGGTTACCGCTTCTCTATCGAGGAGGCCCATGACGCAGATATAGGTCAAAATGGTGTTCAAAGGTACAGCCTACAAAAGAACGACAACTTTATTCTCGCTGTTGACAGCAACAAGGTTGAACTCGTACTAGATAACAAACTGGATCGAGAGAAGCAAAGTGAGATTAATTTGCTTCTCAAGGCTTTAGATGGAGGCTCCCCTCAGAGATCAGGTACTGTGGTCATACACGTCACTGTACTGGATGCTAATGATAACGCCCCAGTGTTTAGCCAGGCCGTTTATAAAGCCAGTCTGCCTGAGAACTCTCCTCCAGATACAATAGTGATTAATGTTAGTGCTACTGACGCAGATGAAGGAGTGAATGGAGAAGTGACTTATGATTTAAACCATGTGTCTGACGACgattcaaatgtattttctatTGATCCTAAAACTGGAGAAATTAAAGTAACTGGAGTGATTGACTTTGAAGAAAGCAGTTCTTTTGAAATGAGAGTGGAAGCTAAAGATGGTTTAGGGCTAACCTCGTACGCCAAAGTAATAATAGAGGCTACTGATATGAATGATAATGCTCCAGTTATATATCTGAAATCCCTGACTAACCCCATACCTGAGAGCGTGTCACCTGGTACAGAGGTGGGCATCATTAACGTGCAGGACAGAGACTCTGA GGATCTGTCCCTGGTGCCGAAATACTTCTCAAGTTCGATGAAACGCGACTCTGTTATTGGAAATCTAGCCAAAGATCTCGGTCTTGATCTGAGGACCTTATCTACCCGAAAGGCCCGTGTTGATTTTGAGGGGACTCGTAAACGGTATTGTGATATTAATCTGAGGACTGGAGATTTGGTCACATCGGAGAGAATGGACAGAGAAAGCCTTTGTGGCAAGAAACCCTCGTGTGTTGTGAAAGTAGATCTAGTGTTAGAAAATCCTCTGGAGCTTCATCGACTAACTCTTCATATTCAAGATGTTAACGACAACTCGCCAAAATTCAGAGAAAATCCAATTGAAATGGAAATCAGCGAGTCAGCTGAAAAGGGTAACCGCTTCTCTATCGAGGAGGCCCATGACGCAGATATAGGTCAAAATGGTGTTCAAAGGTACAGCCTACAAAAGAACGACCACTTTATTCTCGCTGTTGACAGCAACAAGGTTGAACTCGTACTAGATAACAAACTGGATCGAGAGAAGCAAAGTGAGATTAATTTGCTTCTCACGGCTTTAGATGGAGGCTCCCCTCAGAGATCAGGTACTGTGGTCATACACGTCACTGTACTGGATGCTAATGATAACGCCCCAGTGTTTAGCCAGGCCGTTTATAAAGCCAGTCTGCCTGAGAACTCTCCTCCAGATACAAACGTGATTAATGTTAGTGCTACTGACGCAGATGAAGGAGTGAATGGAGATGTGACATATCAGTTTGGGCACATATCTGATGACGatgcaaatgtattttctatTGATCCTAAAACTGGAGAAATTAGAGTAACTGGAGTGATTGACTTTGAAGAAAATAGTTCTTTTGAAATGAGAGTGCAAGCTAAAGATGGTTTAGGGCTAACCTCGTATGCCAAAGTAATAATAGATGTTACTGATATGAATGATAACGCTCCAGTTATATATCTGAAATCACTGACTAACCCCATACCTGAGAGCGTGTCACCTGGTACAGAGGTGGGCATCATTAACGTGCAGGACAGAGACTCTGAGAATAACAGACAGGTCCGCTGCTCCATTCAGCAAAACGTCCCTTTTAAGTTGGTCCCTTCTATTAAAAACTATTATTCTCTGGTGACCACAGGACAACTGGACCGTGAACTAGTGTCTGATTACAACATTACAATCACTGCCACTGACGAGGGCTCTCCACCTCTGTCCTCCTCTAAAACTGTTCAGTTATCTGTAGCAGACATCAACGACAACCCACCTGTGTTTGAGGAACAGTCGTACAGCGCATATGTGACTGAAAATAACAAACCTGGCTCCACTTTATGTTCCGTTACTGCTCGAGACCCCGACTGGAGACAAAACGGGacagtgatttattttctgttaccCGGTGAGGTGAACGGTGCCCCGGTGTCCTCCTTTCTGTCTGTTAACGGAGACACGGGGATGATCCACGCTGTGAGGTCGTTTGATTATGAACAGTTCAGGAGTTTTAAAGTCCACGGGCTGGCCAGAGACAACGGTTCTCCTCCGCTCAGCAGCAACGTGACCGTCAGTGTCGTCATATCGGATGTGAATGACAACTCTCCTCAGATACTG
- the LOC117951601 gene encoding protocadherin gamma-A12-like — MRVDAKDGYGLTPDSKVIIEISDVNDNPPGINLKSLTNTIPENVSPGTEVGIINVQDRDSENNRQVRCSIQQNVPFKLIPSIKKYYSLLTTGQLDRKLVSDYNITITATDEGSPPLSSSKTVQLSVADINDNPPVFEEQSYSAYVTENNKPGSTLCSVTARDPDWRQNGTVIYSLLPGEVNGGPVSSYLSVNGDTGVIHAVRLFDYEQFRSFRVHVMARDNGSPPLSSNVTISVFISDVNDNSPQILYPAPEGNSFMTELVPKAAHGGSLVSKVIAVDADSGQNAWLSYHIVKSTDPGLFTIGLHSGEIRTQRDISESDNMKQNLIVSVKDNGQPSLSATCSMYLLISDNLAEVPELKDISYDEKNSKLTSYLIIALVSVSTFFLTFIIIILGVRFCRRRKPRLLLDGAVAIPSAYLPPNYADVEGTGTLRSAYNYDAYLTTGSRTSDFKFVTSYNDNTLPADQTLRKSPSDFADSFEDLEPSVEVGTVQRTSRLTMRF; from the exons ATGCGCGTAGATGCCAAAGATGGATATGGGCTAACCCCAGATTCCAAAGTGATAATTGAAATCTCAGATGTAAACGACAACCCACCTGGAATCAATTTAAAATCATTGACCAACACAATACCTGAGAACGTGTCACCTGGTACAGAGGTGGGCATCATTAACGTGCAGGACAGAGACTCTGAGAATAACAGACAGGTCCGCTGCTCCATTCAGCAAAACGTCCCTTTTAAGTTGATCCCttctattaaaaaatattattctcTGCTGACCACAGGACAACTGGACCGTAAACTAGTGTCTGATTACAACATTACAATCACTGCCACTGACGAGGGCTCTCCACCTCTGTCCTCCTCTAAAACTGTTCAGTTATCTGTAGCAGACATCAACGACAACCCACCTGTGTTTGAGGAACAGTCGTACAGCGCATATGTGACTGAAAATAACAAACCTGGCTCCACTTTATGTTCCGTTACTGCTCGAGACCCCGACTGGAGACAAAACGGTACAGTGATTTATTCTCTGTTACCCGGTGAGGTGAACGGTGGCCCGGTGTCCTCCTATCTGTCTGTTAACGGAGACACGGGGGTGATCCACGCTGTGAGGTTGTTTGATTATGAACAGTTCAGGAGTTTTAGAGTCCACGTGATGGCCAGAGACAACGGTTCTCCTCCGCTCAGCAGCAACGTGACCATCAGTGTCTTCATATCGGATGTGAACGACAACTCTCCTCAGATACTGTACCCCGCCCCGGAGGGCAACTCCTTCATGACCGAGCTGGTCCCCAAAGCTGCACACGGAGGCTCTCTGGTGTCCAAAGTGATAGCGGTGGACGCGGACTCCGGACAGAACGCCTGGCTGTCCTATCACATAGTCAAATCCACTGATCCGGGACTTTTCACTATTGGTCTCCACAGCGGAGAGATCAGGACACAGCGGGACATTTCTGAGTCTGACAACATGAAACAGAACCTTATTGTGTCAGTGAAAGATAACGGACAGCCCTCCCTCTCTGCCACCTGTTCCATGTATTTACTTATTTCTGATAACTTGGCGGAGGTGCCGGAACTGAAGGATATTTCTTACGATGAGAAGAACTCCAAACTGACCTCTTATCTGATCATCGCGCTGGTGTCTGTGTCCACCTTTTTTCTgaccttcatcatcatcatcctggGTGTGAGGTTTTGTCGCAGGAGAAAGCCCAGACTGTTGTTAGATGGAGCAGTTGCCATCCCCAGCGCTTATCTCCCTCCTAATTACGCAGATGTTGAAGGCACAGGAACTTTACGCAGTGCTTACAATTATGACGCCTACCTGACAACAGGTTCTAGAACCAGTGACTTTAAG TTCGTGACGTCTTACAATGACAACACACTGCCTGCTGACCAGACTCTGAGGAAAAGTCCATCAGACTTTGCTGACTCATTTGAAGATTTAGAGCCGTCTGTAGAGGTAGGAACCGTTCAACGTACTTCACGGCTCACAATGCGTTTTTGA
- the LOC117951602 gene encoding protocadherin gamma-A10-like encodes MMHRRWFLPTCGFVFFFVALQNAHGDLSYSVQEELKRGSVIGNIAKDVGLEVGRLSARKARVDMEGHDRQYCGINLRSGDLIVADRIDREEHCGEKPSCVLKFDLLLENPLELHRLSLQVQDINDNAPIFPKETVKLDIRESADKGARYRINAAHDQDIGKNSVERYILQPNPHFVFSIQTTSAGRTYGELVLDKELDREEQQEIKLLLTAVDGGSPQRSGTVVIHVIVLDANDNAPVFSEAVYTTTLPENSPMKTPVITVSASDADEGVNGEVTYEFSRLSDKSLKLFSLDEKTGDISVTGDIDYEEGSKYEVFVEAKDGYGLSSEAKVIIDITDVNDNTPVIYLKSLTNPVPENVSPGTEVGIINVQDRDSENNRQVRCSIQQNVPFKLVPSIKNYYSLVTTGQLDRELVSDYNITITATDEGSPPLSSSKTVQLSVADINDNPPVFEEQSYSAYVTENNKPGSTLCSVTARDPDWRQNGTVIYSLLPGEVNGAPVSSYLSVNGDTGVIHAVRSFDYEQFRSFKVHVIARDNGSPPLSSNVTVSVFISDVNDNSPQILYPIHKSRPR; translated from the exons ATGATGCATAGACGGTGGTTTCTTCCAACCTGtggctttgtctttttctttgttgcGCTGCAAAACGCACATGGAGACCTGAGCTACTCTGTACAGGAGGAGCTCAAGCGCGGATCTGTTATTGGAAATATCGCCAAGGATGTCGGGCTGGAGGTGGGAAGACTGTCTGCTCGCAAAGCTCGTGTTGACATGGAGGGACACGACAGACAATATTGCGGCATTAACCTTCGGAGCGGAGATTTAATCGTTGCGGACAGAATAGACAGAGAGGAGCATTGTGGAGAAAAACCTTCATGCGTTCTTAAATTCGACTTGTTGTTAGAGAATCCATTGGAGTTACACCGGTTGTCTCTGCAGGTGCAGGATATAAACGATAATGCACCAATTTTTCCGAAGGAGACTGTAAAACTGGACATTAGAGAGTCAGCTGACAAAGGAGCTAGGTATCGCATTAATGCAGCACACGATCAAGATATAGGCAAAAACTCAGTTGAAAGGTACATTCTGCAACCAAACCCCCACTTTGTGTTCAGTATTCAGACGACAAGTGCTGGCAGAACATATGGGGAGTTGGTTTTAGATAAAGAGTTAGACCGAGAGGAACAGCAGGAGATAAAATTATTGCTCACAGCTGTGGATGGTGGTTCTCCTCAGAGATCTGGGACTGTAGTCATACACGTCATTGTACTTGATGCTAATGATAACGCTCCAGTTTTTAGTGAGGCCGTATATACAACCACGTTACCGGAAAACTCACCTATGAAAACCCCAGTTATCACGGTTAGTGCCTCTGACGCAGATGAAGGTGTAAACGGAGAGGTAACGTATGAGTTTAGCCGACTCTCTGATAAATCACTAAAGCTTTTTTCATTGGATGAGAAAACTGGAGACATCAGTGTGACAGGTGACATAGATTATGAAGAAGGATCGAAATATGAAGTATTTGTTGAGGCAAAAGATGGTTATGGTCTGTCTTCAGAAGCAAAGGTGATTATTGATATAACTGATGTTAATGATAACACTCCAGTTATATATCTGAAATCCCTGACTAACCCCGTACCTGAGAACGTGTCACCTGGTACAGAGGTGGGCATCATTAACGTGCAGGACAGAGACTCTGAGAATAACAGACAGGTCCGCTGCTCCATTCAGCAAAACGTCCCTTTTAAGTTGGTCCCTTCTATTAAAAACTATTATTCTCTGGTGACCACAGGACAACTGGACCGTGAACTAGTGTCTGATTACAACATTACAATCACTGCCACTGACGAGGGCTCTCCACCTCTGTCCTCCTCTAAAACTGTTCAGTTATCTGTAGCAGACATCAATGACAACCCACCTGTGTTTGAGGAACAGTCGTACAGCGCATATGTGACTGAAAATAACAAACCCGGCTCCACTTTATGTTCCGTTACTGCTCGAGACCCCGACTGGAGACAAAACGGAACAGTGATTTATTCTCTGTTACCCGGTGAGGTAAACGGTGCCCCGGTGTCCTCCTATCTGTCTGTTAACGGAGACACAGGGGTGATCCACGCTGTGAGGTCGTTTGATTATGAACAGTTCAGGAGTTTTAAAGTCCACGTGATAGCCAGAGACAACGGTTCTCCTCCACTCAGCAGCAACGTGACCGTCAGTGTCTTCATATCGGATGTGAATGACAACTCTCCTCAGATACTGTACCCC ATTCACAAGAGTCGCCCGAGGTAG
- the LOC117951603 gene encoding protocadherin beta-11-like → MNARSIMGNTVHRGFSWNRYCVIFLFISLHFTYGDVSYSIAEEMKRGSVIGNIAKDLGLGIATLSSRKARIDTDRNDKRYCDINLSTGDLIVTDRIDREGLCGKKATCVIKEELVLENPLELHRISVHVQDINDNAPQFSEVLISFEIRESADKGARFLLTEAHDLDIGTNTVQRYNLQNNDHFTINVDTEGSRRKHSELVLVKELDREQEKELKFVLTALDGGSPQRSGTAIIHVTVLDANDNAPVFSRAVYESSLPENSPVDTVVVTVSATDADEGPNGDITYNFDHATDEQVCLFSLDQKTGEIRVKGSIDYETQTSIELRIRAKDGPGLTSYCTVTIDITDVNDNAPAISLKALTNPIPENVSPGTEVGIINVQDRDSNAWLSYHIVKSTDPGLFTIGLHSGEIRTQRDIFESDKIKQNLIVSVKDNGQPSLSATCSMYLLISDNLAEVPELKDISYDENNSKLTSYLIIALVSVSTFFLTFIIIILGVRFCRRRKPRLLFDGAVAIPSAYLPPNYADVDGTGTLRSAYNYDAYLTTGSRTSDFKFVTSYNDNTLPADQTLRKSPSDFADVFGDCDDSPET, encoded by the exons ATGAACGCCAGGTCGATCATGGGAAATACAGTTCACAGAGGATTTTCTTGGAATCGCTATTGCgttattttccttttcatcaGCCTACATTTCACGTATGGAGATGTGAGCTACTCCATTGCTGAGGAGATGAAACGCGGGTCTGTAATTGGAAATATAGCCAAAGATCTGGGCCTCGGGATTGCCACACTTTCCTCGCGTAAAGCTCGCATTGACACGGACAGGAATGACAAGCGGTATTGTGATATTAATCTGAGCACTGGAGATTTGATTGTTACTGACAGGATCGACAGGGAAGGTCTTTGTGGTAAGAAGGCGACGTGCGTTATAAAAGAGGAGCTTGTTTTGGAAAACCCTTTAGAGCTTCATCGTATCAGTGTTCATGTGCAAGATATAAACGACAACGCTCCACAGTTTAGCGAGGTCTTGATTTCGTTTGAAATAAGAGAATCAGCAGACAAAGGAGCTAGATTCTTACTCACTGAAGCCCATGATTTAGATATCGgtacaaatactgtacagcgatataatttacaaaataatgatCATTTCACTATTAATGTTGATACAGAGGGAAGTCGGCGGAAACACTCCGAATTGGTTTTGGTAAAAGAATTAGACCGAGAGCAAGAAAAAGAACTGAAGTTTGTTCTTACAGCTCTAGATGGCGGCTCCCCTCAGAGATCAGGTACTGCAATAATTCACGTCACTGTACTGGATGCTAATGATAACGCCCCAGTGTTTAGCCGGGCAGTTTATGAATCCAGTCTACCTGAGAACTCTCCTGTAGATACTGTAGTTGTCACAGTGAGTGCTACTGATGCAGACGAGGGACCCAATGGGGATATTACGTACAATTTTGATCATGCAACTGATGAACAAGTTTGTTTGTTCTCACTTGATCAAAAGACAGGAGAGATAAGAGTCAAAGGTTCTATCGATTATGAAACTCAGACTTCCATTGAACTGCGAATAAGAGCAAAAGACGGACCAGGTCTTACCTCATATTGTACAGTAACTATAGATATAACAGATGTCAATGACAATGCACCTGCTATTAGTTTGAAAGCACTGACTAACCCCATACCTGAGAACGTGTCACCTGGTACAGAGGTGGGCATCATTAACGTGCAGGACAGAGACTCT AACGCCTGGCTGTCCTATCATATAGTCAAATCCACTGATCCTGGACTTTTCACTATTGGTCTCCACAGCGGAGAGATAAGGACACAGCGGGACATTTTTGAgtctgacaaaataaaacagaacctTATTGTGTCAGTGAAAGATAACGGacagccctctctctctgccacctGTTCCATGTATTTACTTATTTCTGATAACTTGGCTGAGGTGCCGGAACTGAAGGATATTTCTTACGATGAGAATAACTCCAAACTGACCTCTTATCTGATCATCGCGCTGGTGTCTGTGTCTACCTTTTTTCTgaccttcatcatcatcatcctggGTGTGAGGTTTTGTCGCAGGAGAAAGCCCAGACTGTTGTTTGATGGAGCAGTTGCCATCCCCAGCGCTTATCTCCCTCCTAATTACGCAGATGTTGACGGCACAGGAACTTTGCGCAGCGCTTACAATTATGACGCATACCTGACAACAGGTTCTAGAACCAGTGACTTTAAGTTCGTGACGTCTTACAATGACAACACACTGCCTGCTGACCAGACTCTGAGGAAAAGTCCATCAGACTTTGCTGATGTGTTTGGAGATTGTGATGATTCTCCTGAG acttag